A single region of the Streptomyces sp. ITFR-16 genome encodes:
- a CDS encoding HEPN domain-containing protein codes for MLLWSDDVIRMNAWFIVEPGRCADLYAGSVPVVPDIYATGDGQEIEYERRETGLWRLTGRGISRLGAFCAAVDGLIGAVLEGANEKNKKAKTRARRLQRAAEHLLRAAHRTYGNDFVWEEDADEVTLHYVIAMEALLADEGQTDLSRKVKQRAAALWMTDALRLEVAEVVGRAYARRSKYAHGDDTRDIDAKELEMLRRVAHGVMLRWLVTTVPTGLDLPLELDKTLLSDTARAAVVMEPLRAFFDAASPALLPSDAQRLRAT; via the coding sequence ATGCTGCTGTGGAGCGATGATGTCATCAGAATGAATGCCTGGTTCATCGTCGAGCCGGGACGGTGCGCGGATCTGTACGCCGGCTCTGTGCCGGTGGTCCCGGACATCTATGCCACCGGCGACGGCCAGGAGATCGAGTACGAACGGCGAGAGACGGGGCTGTGGCGGCTGACGGGTCGGGGCATTTCCCGGCTCGGCGCTTTCTGCGCGGCCGTCGACGGCTTGATCGGCGCGGTGCTCGAGGGCGCCAACGAGAAGAACAAGAAGGCCAAGACTCGGGCACGGCGCCTGCAGCGCGCCGCCGAGCACCTCCTGCGGGCCGCCCACCGCACCTACGGCAATGATTTCGTGTGGGAGGAGGACGCAGACGAGGTCACGCTGCACTACGTGATCGCCATGGAGGCGCTTCTGGCGGACGAAGGGCAAACCGATCTCAGCCGCAAGGTGAAGCAGCGGGCCGCGGCTTTGTGGATGACCGATGCGCTGCGCCTTGAGGTCGCCGAGGTGGTTGGCAGGGCGTACGCGCGCCGCTCCAAGTACGCCCACGGAGACGACACGCGTGACATCGATGCGAAGGAGCTGGAGATGCTGCGCCGCGTCGCGCACGGCGTCATGCTGCGTTGGCTGGTCACCACAGTGCCGACCGGGCTGGATCTGCCGCTGGAGTTGGACAAGACCTTGCTGTCAGACACCGCCCGCGCTGCCGTGGTGATGGAGCCGTTGCGCGCGTTCTTCGACGCGGCTTCTCCTGCCCTGCTGCCCTCGGACGCACAGCGGCTTCGAGCCACGTAG
- a CDS encoding UDP-N-acetylglucosamine 1-carboxyvinyltransferase has translation MSDDYLVRIGKLIRDARQHRGWTQSQLAEALATSQSAVNRIERGNQNISLEMIARIGEALDSEIVSLGYAGPMHLRVVGGRRLSGAIDVKTSKNACVALLCASLLNKGRTVLRRVARIEEVYRLLEVLNSIGVRARWINDGTDLEIVPPARLDMDAIDADAARRTRSIIMFLGPLLHRMDHFKLPYAGGCDLGTRTIEPHMIALRRFGLEIAATEGIYHAQVDHSVTPGRPIVLTERGDTVTENALLAAARHDGVTVIRNASSNYMVQDLCFFLEALGVRVDGVGTTTLTVHGVATIDVDVDYSPSEDPVEAMSLLAAAVVTESELTIRRVPIEFLEIELAVLEEMGVDCARTAEYAADNGRTRLVDLTVRPSKLEAPIDKIHPMPFPGLNIDNVPFFAAIAASAHGQTLIHDWVYDNRAIYLTDLNRLGGRLQLLDPHRVLVEGPTRWRAAEMMCPPALRPAVVVLLAMMAAEGTSVLRNVYVINRGYEELAERLNSVGAQIEIFRDI, from the coding sequence ATGTCAGATGACTACCTCGTACGTATCGGCAAGCTCATCCGTGACGCCCGTCAGCACCGGGGTTGGACACAGAGCCAGCTCGCCGAGGCGCTCGCCACCAGCCAGAGCGCCGTGAACCGCATCGAGCGCGGCAACCAAAACATCAGCCTTGAGATGATCGCGCGCATCGGTGAAGCACTCGACAGCGAAATCGTGTCGCTCGGCTACGCCGGTCCCATGCATCTGCGCGTGGTCGGCGGCCGCCGGCTCTCCGGCGCCATCGACGTCAAGACCAGCAAGAACGCCTGTGTGGCCCTGCTCTGCGCCTCGCTCCTCAACAAGGGGCGCACGGTGCTGCGCCGGGTCGCCCGCATCGAGGAGGTCTACCGCCTCCTGGAGGTGCTGAACTCCATCGGCGTGCGCGCCCGCTGGATCAACGACGGCACCGACCTGGAGATCGTCCCGCCGGCCCGGCTCGACATGGACGCGATCGACGCGGACGCCGCCCGCCGCACCCGGTCGATCATCATGTTCCTCGGCCCGCTGCTGCACCGCATGGACCACTTCAAGCTCCCGTACGCGGGCGGCTGCGACCTCGGCACCCGCACGATCGAGCCGCACATGATCGCGCTGCGCCGCTTCGGCCTGGAGATCGCCGCGACCGAGGGCATCTACCACGCCCAGGTCGACCACTCGGTCACGCCCGGCCGCCCCATCGTGCTGACCGAGCGCGGCGACACGGTGACCGAGAACGCCCTGCTGGCCGCAGCCCGGCACGACGGCGTCACGGTCATCCGCAACGCCTCGTCCAACTACATGGTCCAGGACCTCTGCTTCTTCCTGGAGGCGCTGGGTGTACGGGTGGACGGCGTCGGCACGACGACGCTGACGGTGCACGGGGTGGCCACCATCGACGTGGACGTCGACTACTCCCCCTCCGAGGACCCGGTCGAGGCGATGAGCCTGCTCGCGGCCGCCGTCGTCACGGAGTCGGAGCTGACGATCCGCCGGGTGCCGATCGAGTTCCTGGAGATCGAGCTCGCGGTCCTGGAGGAGATGGGCGTCGACTGCGCCCGCACGGCGGAGTACGCGGCGGACAACGGCCGTACCCGCCTGGTCGACCTGACGGTCCGTCCCTCCAAGCTGGAGGCGCCGATCGACAAGATCCACCCGATGCCGTTCCCCGGCCTCAACATCGACAACGTGCCGTTCTTCGCGGCCATCGCCGCCTCGGCCCACGGCCAGACCCTGATCCACGACTGGGTCTACGACAACCGCGCCATCTACCTCACCGACCTCAACCGCCTCGGCGGCCGCCTCCAGCTCCTGGACCCGCACCGCGTCCTGGTCGAGGGCCCCACCCGCTGGCGCGCGGCCGAGATGATGTGCCCGCCGGCCCTGCGCCCGGCGGTGGTCGTCCTGCTCGCGATGATGGCGGCGGAGGGGACTTCGGTCCTGCGCAACGTCTACGTCATCAACCGGGGTTACGAGGAACTGGCGGAGCGGCTGAACTCGGTGGGCGCGCAGATCGAGATCTTCCGGGACATCTGA
- a CDS encoding MFS transporter, with product MPSAPYRELLRTPGAAAFFLTACTGRLGIAMTGLGVVWLVHGRTGSYASAGLVTGAFAVAEALAGPQLARLMDRFGQTRVLPPLLLAHAGAVAALLAAVAGGGPGALMAAGGALAGATVPQLGALSAARWVTLLRAERPAELPGAFALESLGNAVGFLAGPALVSLLGASGHPALGTILAAALVVGGGGALAAQRGTAPPLSAPEATGRSRTGRSLLRPGFVRAAGLNLAIGVYFGAIRVSVTAFAVEHHAAAAAAPVFVASNCGGLLAGWLYGLRRWRTAPGVQLAAVTAWLALGSLLLLTARSPLALGALIVLSGAAVPPVLVLLSVLAESAVHRSVLTQAFSWLNSASAAGSAGAAAVSGRAVDAFGAHGGLAIAAAATVSMAVLAAAGLRTGRAPGRIPPARGRPDMTRPQ from the coding sequence GTGCCATCGGCGCCCTACCGCGAACTGCTGCGCACCCCCGGGGCCGCGGCCTTCTTCCTGACCGCCTGCACCGGCCGCCTCGGCATCGCCATGACCGGCCTCGGCGTCGTCTGGCTGGTGCACGGCCGCACCGGCTCGTACGCCTCGGCCGGTCTGGTGACCGGCGCCTTCGCCGTGGCCGAGGCCCTGGCCGGGCCGCAACTGGCCCGGCTGATGGACCGCTTCGGCCAGACCCGGGTGCTGCCGCCCCTCCTGCTCGCGCACGCCGGGGCCGTCGCCGCGCTGCTGGCGGCCGTCGCCGGGGGCGGCCCGGGCGCGCTGATGGCGGCGGGCGGGGCGCTGGCCGGCGCCACCGTCCCCCAGCTGGGCGCGCTGTCGGCGGCCCGCTGGGTCACGCTGCTGCGCGCGGAGCGGCCTGCCGAGCTGCCCGGTGCCTTCGCGCTGGAATCGCTCGGCAACGCCGTCGGCTTTCTGGCCGGCCCCGCCCTGGTCAGCCTCCTCGGCGCGAGCGGTCACCCGGCGCTGGGCACGATCCTCGCGGCTGCGCTGGTGGTGGGCGGCGGCGGGGCCCTCGCCGCCCAGCGCGGCACCGCGCCCCCGCTGTCCGCCCCCGAGGCCACCGGGCGTTCCCGCACCGGCCGCTCGCTGCTGCGGCCGGGATTCGTGCGGGCGGCCGGACTCAACCTCGCCATCGGGGTGTACTTCGGCGCGATCCGGGTGTCGGTGACCGCCTTCGCGGTCGAGCACCACGCCGCCGCGGCGGCGGCACCCGTCTTCGTGGCGTCGAACTGCGGAGGCCTGCTGGCCGGCTGGCTATACGGGCTGCGCCGGTGGCGTACGGCCCCGGGGGTGCAGCTCGCCGCGGTCACGGCCTGGCTGGCGCTCGGCAGCCTGCTGCTGCTCACCGCCCGCTCGCCGCTGGCGCTGGGGGCCCTGATCGTGCTGTCCGGCGCCGCCGTGCCGCCCGTCCTGGTGCTGCTGTCGGTGCTGGCCGAGTCCGCCGTGCACCGGTCCGTCCTGACCCAGGCGTTCAGCTGGCTGAACTCCGCGAGCGCGGCCGGTTCGGCCGGCGCGGCGGCGGTGTCGGGCCGCGCGGTGGACGCCTTCGGCGCGCACGGCGGCCTCGCGATCGCGGCGGCGGCCACCGTCTCGATGGCCGTACTCGCCGCGGCCGGCCTGCGCACGGGGCGCGCACCCGGGCGTATTCCTCCCGCACGGGGGCGCCCGGACATGACCCGTCCGCAGTGA
- a CDS encoding UvrD-helicase domain-containing protein: MTARLSLYRKAEQELYKLDRSVKAQFYDFCHNFRNNPDLPGLRKKKLKGDSRIWSARVNQDYRALITPTGVDADGAESWLVIAVRHRKDVYEELQVAVNRVTGEIEFVDLAVVGDSALRRVGITLTPAEPEEQAPKLETVPEPEPAAPALLSAYDAGQLRGLGVAEQLIDLALTVTTSAELDQLVESAPLLSKDILYGLAAGMDIDEVRNEITAPVKLDQQPDPDDFATAFSRTKVTTVDDAVRAVIEEGDFRAWKVFLHPTQERIVHRHYNGPARVSGGPGTGKTIVALHRVKHLAEQLPPGHNKPILLTTFTKNLTTDLRLRLASLVEPELLARVDIAHIDQLAARVLGENTASGRGKQRVYDHVALNEMRQLLAELDDRRWEPEFLLEEWEQVILGQSVPTRSDYFKARRAGRGRALTRPERNHIWKLIEQFTARLDKLGVETWGQAAERAARFEIERAAKVRARREYKEEIGGKDLIHRDDSSGMRYIGYRYRHIVVDEAQDLRPAHWKMLRAMADPDQPNDMFVAGDTHQRIYDHQVALGALGVNIRGRASRLTLSYRTTKEILAEALRVVDPKTKNEKVTYDDLDDGTDTLAGYRSVLHGPKPDFNRYDTWDEELAGLATTLSTWREELSTDGKGASLDPSGRIAVCVADRDMVSQTMYYLATKAGITCAELTKDGPKGDGEVHVGTMHRFKGLEYQRLAIVGASDGIIPRTSVIERYRTEDPPRYEREQRKARSLLFVATTRARDALNISWHGKPSPYLPI; the protein is encoded by the coding sequence ATGACCGCCCGGCTCAGCCTGTACCGCAAAGCCGAACAGGAGCTGTACAAGCTCGACCGCTCGGTCAAGGCCCAGTTCTACGACTTCTGTCACAACTTTCGGAACAACCCCGATCTCCCGGGGCTCAGGAAGAAGAAGCTCAAGGGCGACTCTCGTATCTGGTCGGCTCGCGTCAACCAGGACTATCGGGCCCTGATCACCCCCACCGGTGTCGACGCGGACGGTGCCGAGAGCTGGCTGGTCATCGCCGTCAGGCACCGCAAGGACGTCTACGAAGAGCTTCAGGTCGCTGTCAACCGCGTCACCGGCGAGATCGAGTTCGTCGACCTCGCCGTCGTCGGCGACAGCGCTCTCCGCAGGGTCGGCATCACCCTCACTCCGGCTGAGCCTGAGGAGCAGGCCCCCAAGCTCGAGACTGTCCCTGAACCCGAGCCTGCGGCGCCGGCGCTGCTCTCCGCGTACGACGCAGGGCAACTACGGGGTCTCGGCGTCGCCGAGCAGCTGATCGACCTGGCGCTCACGGTGACCACCAGCGCCGAACTCGACCAACTGGTCGAGAGCGCACCGCTGTTGTCGAAGGACATCCTGTACGGCCTTGCCGCCGGGATGGACATCGACGAAGTCCGCAATGAGATCACCGCTCCGGTCAAACTCGACCAGCAGCCCGACCCCGACGACTTCGCTACAGCGTTCTCCCGCACCAAGGTCACCACAGTCGACGACGCAGTACGCGCTGTCATCGAGGAAGGCGACTTCCGCGCATGGAAGGTCTTCCTCCACCCCACGCAAGAACGCATCGTCCACCGCCACTACAACGGCCCTGCCCGCGTCTCCGGCGGCCCCGGCACCGGCAAGACGATCGTCGCCCTGCACCGGGTCAAGCACCTCGCTGAGCAACTGCCCCCCGGACACAACAAGCCGATCCTGCTGACCACCTTCACCAAGAACCTCACTACCGACCTGCGCCTGCGGCTTGCCTCCCTCGTCGAACCGGAGCTGCTGGCCCGCGTCGACATTGCTCACATCGACCAGCTCGCCGCTCGCGTTCTGGGCGAGAACACCGCCTCTGGCCGCGGTAAGCAGCGCGTATACGACCACGTGGCCCTGAACGAGATGCGCCAACTGCTGGCCGAACTCGACGACCGACGCTGGGAGCCGGAGTTCCTCCTTGAGGAGTGGGAGCAAGTCATCCTCGGCCAGTCGGTCCCCACCCGCTCCGACTACTTCAAGGCCCGCCGCGCTGGCCGGGGGCGCGCGCTCACCCGCCCCGAGCGCAACCACATCTGGAAACTCATCGAGCAGTTCACCGCCCGCCTCGACAAGCTGGGCGTCGAAACCTGGGGCCAGGCCGCCGAACGCGCCGCCCGCTTCGAGATCGAGCGCGCCGCGAAGGTCAGGGCCCGCCGCGAGTACAAGGAAGAGATCGGCGGCAAGGACCTCATCCACCGCGACGACAGCTCCGGCATGCGCTACATCGGCTACCGCTACCGGCACATCGTCGTCGACGAGGCCCAGGACCTGCGTCCCGCGCACTGGAAGATGTTGCGTGCAATGGCCGACCCCGACCAGCCCAACGACATGTTCGTCGCAGGCGACACTCACCAGCGCATCTACGACCACCAGGTCGCTCTTGGTGCCCTCGGCGTCAACATCCGAGGCCGTGCCTCACGGCTGACCCTGAGCTACCGCACGACGAAGGAGATCCTCGCCGAGGCTCTCCGCGTCGTCGACCCCAAGACCAAGAACGAGAAGGTCACGTACGACGACCTCGACGACGGCACCGACACCCTCGCCGGATACCGTTCCGTCCTTCACGGCCCCAAGCCCGACTTCAATCGGTACGACACCTGGGACGAAGAGCTCGCCGGACTCGCCACGACCTTGAGCACGTGGCGCGAGGAACTTTCCACCGACGGCAAGGGCGCCTCCCTCGACCCCAGCGGGCGCATCGCCGTGTGCGTCGCCGACCGCGACATGGTCAGCCAGACCATGTACTACCTCGCCACCAAGGCGGGCATCACCTGCGCCGAACTCACCAAGGACGGCCCCAAGGGTGACGGCGAAGTCCACGTTGGCACCATGCACCGCTTCAAGGGACTCGAGTACCAGCGCCTCGCCATCGTCGGTGCGAGCGACGGCATCATCCCGCGCACCAGCGTCATCGAGCGCTACCGCACCGAAGACCCGCCCCGCTACGAACGCGAGCAGCGTAAGGCTCGCTCCTTGCTGTTCGTCGCCACGACCCGGGCCCGCGATGCCCTGAACATCAGCTGGCACGGCAAGCCCAGTCCGTACCTGCCGATCTGA
- a CDS encoding MOSC domain-containing protein, translating into MKVLSVNIGRPRPNPWKGLEATGIDKRPVAGPVAVTAPGPKGTGAVGLAGDRVHDVKHHGGADQAVYAYAREDLDGWQGEFGRPLTDGVFGENLTTLGLDVNGALIGERWRIGPDVVLEVSCARIPCATFQGWLERDGWIKRFTRAARPGAYLRVIEPGDIRTGDPVEIVHRPAHDITVALEFRAMTLHPELLPRLLVADALPEESKELIRRRTPG; encoded by the coding sequence ATGAAGGTGCTCTCGGTCAACATCGGCCGCCCCCGGCCCAACCCGTGGAAGGGGCTGGAGGCGACCGGCATCGACAAGCGGCCCGTGGCCGGTCCGGTCGCGGTGACCGCCCCCGGGCCCAAGGGCACCGGTGCGGTCGGTCTCGCCGGCGACCGCGTCCACGACGTGAAGCACCACGGCGGAGCCGACCAGGCCGTGTACGCCTACGCCCGGGAGGACCTCGACGGGTGGCAGGGCGAGTTCGGCAGGCCGCTCACCGACGGGGTGTTCGGCGAGAACCTCACCACCCTCGGCCTCGACGTCAACGGCGCCCTGATCGGTGAACGGTGGCGCATCGGACCCGATGTCGTACTGGAGGTGTCGTGCGCGCGGATCCCGTGTGCGACGTTCCAGGGCTGGCTGGAGCGCGACGGCTGGATCAAGCGGTTCACACGGGCCGCACGCCCGGGCGCCTATCTGCGGGTGATCGAGCCCGGCGACATCCGGACCGGCGACCCGGTCGAGATCGTGCACCGCCCCGCGCACGACATCACGGTCGCGCTCGAATTCCGGGCGATGACCCTGCACCCGGAGCTGCTGCCCCGGCTGCTGGTCGCCGACGCGCTGCCGGAGGAGAGCAAGGAGCTGATCCGCCGCCGGACTCCGGGGTAG